A stretch of Tripterygium wilfordii isolate XIE 37 chromosome 11, ASM1340144v1, whole genome shotgun sequence DNA encodes these proteins:
- the LOC120009521 gene encoding uncharacterized protein LOC120009521: MLFQCGWVRRAFKEAGVSRPSSSSGRSPIEQWLSEAVEELSKDQFTRLFSCLWQIWRMRNQVLHNNISAKPEEVGRRIAILLAYYKEAHSLTLRDSKVGIGLIAHDAKGFHIASKSICAPGPLNPLFAESSVAREALVFAKSLNCQDVVLGRDSPLVIKALAGNEMDFSESDLCIGSAKTLLDSFAHVRFSHVKRSANHVVDTLTKYALSSSDSYECFGENPAFLLHVVGTDCLARSS; this comes from the exons ATGTTATTTCAGTGTGGTTGGGTTCGGAGAGCCTTCAAGGAAGCTGGAGTTTCTcgtccatcttcttcttctgggaGGAGTCCAATTGAGCAATGGTTGAGTGAGGCTGTCGAGGAACTATCCAAGGATCAATTCACTAGACTATTTTCTTGCCTTTGGCAGATTTGGCGCATGAGAAACCAAGTTCTTCATAATAACATCTCGGCTAAACCTGAGGAGGTAGGGAGGCGGATTGCAATCCTGTTAGCATATTACAAAGAAGCTCATTCCCTTA CTCTTCGGGACTCCAAGGTGGGAATTGGCTTAATTGCCCATGATGCGAAAGGCTTTCACATTGCTTCCAAATCAATCTGCGCTCCAGGGCCTTTGAATCCCCTTTTTGCGGAAAGTAGTGTAGCCAGGGAGGCACTGGTTTTTGCCAAGTCCCTCAACTGTCAAGATGTTGTTCTGGGAAGGGACTCTCCGTTGGTTATCAAGGCTTTGGCTGGAAACGAGATGGACTTTTCGGAGAGTGATCTATGTATTGGGAGCGCAAAAACCCTCCTTGATTCCTTTGCCCATGTCAGGTTTTCTCATGTTAAAAGATCAGCAAATCATGTTGTTGACACTCTAACTAAGTATGCTTTATCTAGTTCTGACTCTTATGAGTGTTTTGGAGAGAACCCCGCCTTCCTCCTCCATGTAGTTGGGACTGATTGTCTCGCTCGTTCTTCATAA
- the LOC120009722 gene encoding MDIS1-interacting receptor like kinase 2-like, which produces MGRKENLSMEKSPSLLFLLLLIVLLNSRVNVVSDSVDEANALLKWKLSLPTQTQSKLASWSHLPNNATVSGPCTWLGISCADGSVNRVNLSISGIEGTLAQFSFTSFPNLAYVDLSINAFNGSIPPQISRLTKLIYLDLSTNQFSGNIPPQIGLLTHLEVLHLVENQLNGSIPEEMGNLKSLNELALYSNHLDGPIPTSLGNLSNLVNLYLYNNSISGSIPPQIGNLSNLVVLFMDTNHLTGIIPSTLGNLKNLIVLYVFHNQLSGSIPPEIGNLISLQELSFHSNNLSGLIPTSLGGLTNLTLLHLYNNNLSGPIPEEIGNLKSLYDLELSQNQLNSSVPASLGNLNDLEFLFLRDNKLSGSIPQEIANLIKLTVLQLDTNQFTGNLPAKICQSGMLQNFTADDNNFTGPIPKSLRNCTSLVRLRLGRNLLVGNISEDFGVYPKLDYIDLSGNKLHGEISSNWGRCLQLQTLIISGNNITGRIPSSIANFSQLHVLDFSSNGIVGEIPKEIGRLTSLLKVYLNGNLLSGGVPQEFGSLTNLEHLDLSANRLSGSIPNNFQEFVKLNYLNLSNNQFGQEIPVQLLKFVQLSQLDLSNNLLVGCIPSSINSLESLEELNISHNNLSGSIPDIFTKMHSLLHIDISYNELEGPIPDSKAFRDAGFEALRGNKGLCGDVQGLQPCKPSVQQKDKKKSHKVLFITIFLPLSGVFLLLFALCGIFFMKRKGKEDPQAKEVSLPYKSFFSSSTYDGKMMYEEIITATKDFDASYCIGKGGFGSVYKAKLPSAGIVAVKKLHSLSDNQYISQKEFLNEIHVLLEIRHRNIVKLHGFCSSARHSFLVYEYLERGSLASILSKEAAAKELDWNTRVDIVKCLAHALSYMHHDCFPPIVHRDISSSNILLDSNYVAHIADFGTAKLLKPDSSNWTAFAGTYGYAAPEFGYTMKVTEKCDVYSFGVIALEVIKGEHPRDIIPSLSSPWATENALPEEVLDQRLAPPSPDVVDEVIMVVKIATQCLDANAQSRPTMHMISQLFLSQSPF; this is translated from the exons ATGGGGAGAAAGGAAAATTTATCTATGGAGAAGTCTCCctccctcctcttcctcctcctcctcattgTTTTGCTGAATAGCAGAGTCAATGTTGTTTCTGACTCTGTTGATGAAGCCAATGCTCTTCTCAAATGGAAACTCAGCCTTCCTACCCAAACACAGTCTAAGCTAGCTTCATGGTCCCACCTTCCTAATAATGCCACCGTCTCTGGACCATGCACTTGGCTTGGAATTTCTTGTGCAGATGGAAGTGTCAACAGAGTCAATCTTTCAATCTCAGGTATTGAAGGCACACTAGCTCAATTTTCATTCACATCCTTCCCTAATCTTGCATATGTTGATCTAAGCATCAATGCCTTCAATGGTTCCATTCCACCCCAAATCAGTCGGCTTACAAAGCTCATATATCTTGACTTGTCGACTAATCAATTTTCTGGGAATATCCCACCTCAGATAGGCTTGTTAACTCATCTTGAGGTCTTGCATCTAGTTGAAAATCAGTTGAATGGTTCCATTCCGGAAGAGATGGGCAATTTAAAGTCCCTTAACGAGCTTGCCCTGTATAGTAACCATCTAGATGGaccaattccaacttctttgggaAATTTAAGCAATCTAGTTAACTTGTATCTCTATAACAACTCAATATCAGGTTCTATTCCTCCACAAATAGGAAACCTCTCCAATTTGGTTGTGCTCTTCATGGATACCAATCACCTAACAGGTATTATCCCTTCAACTTTGGGAAACTTGAAGAACCTAATTGTGTTGTACGTGTTTCACAACCAACTTTCTGGATCCATTCCCCCAGAGATAGGAAATTTGATCTCCCTTCAGGAGCTAAGTTTCCATTCAAACAATCTTTCTGGTCTAATTCCAACTTCTCTAGGTGGTCTCACAaatctcacccttcttcatctTTATAATAATAACCTATCTGGGCCTATTCCTGAGGAGATAGGAAATCTAAAATCACTTTATGATCTAGAGTTGAGCCAAAATCAACTCAATAGTTCTGTTCCAGCTTCACTTGGCAATTTGAACGACTTGGAATTTCTTTTTCTCCGTGACAACAAACTTTCTGGATCCATTCCTCAAGAAATAGCAAATCTCATAAAGCTGACAGTTCTGCAACTAGATACTAACCAGTTCACTGGTAACCTGCCTGCAAAGATTTGCCAAAGTGGAATGCTACAAAACTTCACTGCAGACGACAACAATTTCACAGGTCCTATTCCCAAAAGCTTGAGAAACTGCACAAGTTTGGTCCGATTGCGATTGGGAAGAAATCTTCTTGTCGGAAATATATCAGAGGACTTTGGAGTCTACCCAAAACTAGATTATATTGATCTGAGTGGAAATAAGCTTCATGGTGAGATTTCATCCAATTGGGGAAGATGTCTACAATTACAAACCCTAATAATATCTGGGAACAATATTACTGGGAGAATACCATCTAGTATTGCAAACTTCAGTCAGTTACATGTACTTGATTTCTCTTCCAATGGTATAGTTGGCGAGATTCCAAAGGAAATAGGAAGGTTGACTTCTTTGCTGAAAGTGTATTTAAATGGAAATCTACTCTCTGGTGGAGTACCTCAAGAATTTGGATCGTTGACTAATCTTGAGCATCTAGATCTGTCAGCAAATAGATTGAGCGGTTCAATCCCAAATAATTTCCAAGAGTTCGTGAAGCTGAACTACTTAAATTTGAGCAATAATCAATTTGGTCAGGAAATTCCAGTGCAGTTGTTGAAGTTTGTTCAACTTTCCCAACTAGATCTGAGtaataacttgcttgttggttGTATACCATCGAGCATAAACTCTTTGGAAAGCTTGGAGGAGTTGAATATCTCCCACAATAATCTCTCAGGTAGCATTCCAGACATCTTCACGAAGATGCATAGTCTGTTGCACATTGACATATCGTACAACGAGTTGGAAGGTCCTATACCGGATAGCAAAGCATTTCGAGATGCTGGCTTTGAAGCGTTGCGGGGGAACAAAGGTTTGTGTGGTGATGTCCAAGGACTGCAACCATGCAAACCTTCAGTGCagcaaaaagacaaaaagaagagCCACAAAGTCCTGTTTATAAccattttcctccctctttcAGGTGTGTTTTTACTTCTATTTGCTCTCTGCGGAATTTTCTtcatgaaaagaaaaggaaaggaagatCCCCAAGCTAAAGAAGTTAGCCTGCCTTAtaaaagtttcttttcctcatcAACTTATGATGGAAAGATGATGTATGAAGAAATCATCACAGCAACCAAGGATTTTGATGCCTCGTATTGCATTGGAAAAGGTGGATTTGGAAGTGTCTACAAAGCCAAGTTGCCATCAGCTGGCATTGTAGCCGTGAAGAAACTCCATTCTTTGTCTGATAACCAGTATATATCCCAAAAAGAGTTCTTGAACGAGATACATGTGTTACTGGAGATAAGACATCGAAACATTGTGAAGCTTCATGGATTCTGCTCGAGTGCTCGACACTCATTTTTGGTCTATGAATACCTTGAAAGGGGCAGCTTAGCCTCAATCCTGAGCAAAGAAGCAGCGGCTAAAGAATTAGATTGGAATACGAGAGTGGACATCGTTAAATGTCTTGCCCACGCCCTCTCTTACATGCACCACGATTGTTTTCCTCCAATTGTCCATCGAGACATCTCAAGCAGCAATATTTTGCTGGATTCCAACTATGTGGCTCATATAGCAGACTTTGGCACCGCAAAGCTTCTTAAACCGGACTCATCCAATTGGACTGCATTTGCTGGCACATATGGATATGCCGCTCCAG AGTTTGGTTACACGATGAAGGTAACAGAGAAATGTGATGTTTATAGTTTTGGTGTAATAGCACTGGAAGTGATCAAAGGAGAGCATCCTAGGGACATCATCCCCTCTCTATCATCTCCTTGGGCTACGGAGAACGCATTACCAGAAGAAGTTCTTGACCAACGCCTTGCACCTCCTTCACCTGATGTTGTGGATGAAGTTATCATGGTCGTGAAAATAGCAACTCAATGCTTGGATGCTAAT
- the LOC120009721 gene encoding MDIS1-interacting receptor like kinase 2-like, whose product MGRKEILSLEKPLFHVLFLLVVLLNSRVNVVSDSVDEANALLKWKVSLPTQTQSKLASWSLLSNNATVSGPCTWLGISCADGSVNRVNLSISGIEGTLDQFSFTSFPNLAYVDLSINALNGSIPPQISQLTKLIYLDLSTNQFSGNIPPQIGLLTHLEVLHLVETQLNGSIPEEIGNLKSLNELALYSNQLDGPIPTSLGNLTNLVNLYLYNNSISGPIPPQIGNLSNLILLFMDTNLLTGPIPSTLGNLKNLIVLYVFHNQLSGSIPPEIGNLISLQELSFHSNNLSGLIPTSLGGLTNLTLLHLYNNNLFGPIPKEIGNLKSLYDLELSQNQLNGSVPASLGNLNDLEFLFLRDNKLSGSIPQDITNLRKLTVLQLDTNQFTGYLPAKICQSGILQNFTADDNNFTGPIPKGLRNCKSLVRLRLGRNLLVGDISEDFGVYPKLDYIDLSGNKLHGVISSNWGRCPQLQTLIISRNNITGRLPSDIGNSSKLHLLDFSSNGIVGEIPKEIGRLTSLLTVNLNGNLLSGGIPQEFGSLTNLEHLDLSANRLSGSIPNNFQEFVKLNHLNLSNNQFGREIPLHLLKLVHLSQLDLSNNLLVGHIPSGINSLESLEKMNISHNNLSGSIPDSFTNMSSLLSIDISYNELEGPIPDNQAFRAAGFEALRGNKGLCGDVQGLQPCKPSVRHKDNTKKSHRVLFITISLPLSGLLLLLFGLCGIFFIKRNRKVDRQTEEVSLPTKSFFSISTYDGKLMYEEIITATKDFDDSYCIGKGGFGSVYKAMLPSAGIVAVKKLHSLSDSQYISQKEFLNEIKVLLEIRHRNIVKLHGFCSSARHSFLVYEYLERGSLASILSKEAAAKELDWNKRVDIVKCLAHALSYMHHDCFPPIVHRDISSSNILLDSNYVAHISDFGTAKLLKPDSSNWTAFAGTYGYAAPELAYTMKVTEKCDVYSFGVIALEVIKGEHPRDIIPSVPSLWATENTLPEEVHDQRLAPPSADVVDEVIMVVKIATQCLDANAQSRPTMHMVSQLFLSQSPF is encoded by the exons ATGGGGAGAAAGGAAATTTTATCTTTGGAGAAGCCACTCTTCCACGTCCTCTTCCTCCTCGTTGTTTTGCTGAATAGCAGAGTCAATGTTGTTTCTGACTCTGTTGATGAAGCCAATGCTCTTCTCAAATGGAAAGTCAGCCTTCCTACCCAAACACAGTCTAAGCTAGCTTCATGGTCTCTCCTCTCTAATAATGCCACCGTCTCTGGACCATGCACTTGGCTTGGAATATCTTGTGCAGATGGAAGTGTCAACAGAGTCAATCTTTCAATTTCAGGTATCGAAGGCACACTAGATCAATTTTCATTCACATCATTCCCTAATCTTGCATATGTTGATCTAAGTATCAATGCTCTCAATGGTTCCATTCCACCCCAAATCAGTCAGCTTACAAAGCTCATATATCTTGACTTGTCGACTAATCAATTTTCTGGGAATATCCCACCTCAGATAGGCTTGTTAACTCATCTTGAGGTCCTGCATCTAGTTGAAACTCAGTTGAATGGTTCCATTCCGGAAGAGATAGGCAATTTAAAGTCTCTTAACGAGCTTGCTCTGTATAGTAACCAGCTAGATGGACCAATCCCAACTTCTTTGGGAAATTTAACCAATCTAGTTAACTTGTATCTCTATAATAACTCAATATCAGGTCCTATTCCTCCACAAATAGGAAACCTCTCCAATTTGATTTTGCTCTTCATGGATACCAATCTCCTAACAGGTCCTATCCCTTCCACTTTGGGAAACTTGAAGAACCTAATTGTGTTGTATGTATTTCACAACCAACTTTCTGGATCCATTCCCCCAGAGATAGGAAATTTGATCTCCCTTCAAGAGCTAAGCTTCCATTCAAACAATCTTTCTGGTCTAATTCCAACTTCTCTAGGTGGTCTTACAaatctcacccttcttcatctTTATAATAATAACCTATTTGGGCCTATTCCTAAGGAGATAGGAAATCTAAAATCACTTTATGATCTAGAGTTGAGCCAAAATCAACTCAATGGTTCTGTTCCAGCTTCACTTGGCAATTTGAACGACttggaatttctttttcttcgtGACAACAAACTTTCTGGATCCATTCCCCAAGACATAACAAATCTCAGAAAGCTGACAGTGCTACAACTGGATACTAACCAGTTCACTGGTTACCTACCTGCAAAGATTTGCCAAAGTGGAATACTACAAAACTTCACTGCAGACGACAACAATTTCACGGGTCCTATTCCCAAAGGCTTAAGAAACTGCAAGAGTTTGGTCCGATTGCGCTTGGGAAGAAATCTTCTAGTTGGAGATATATCAGAGGACTTTGGAGTCTATCCAAAACTAGATTATATTGATCTGAGTGGAAATAAGCTCCATGGTGTGATTTCATCCAACTGGGGAAGATGTCCACAATTACAAACCCTAATAATATCTAGGAACAATATTACTGGGAGATTACCATCTGATATTGGAAACTCCAGTAAGTTACATCTACTTGATTTCTCTTCCAATGGTATAGTTGGTGAGATTCCAAAGGAAATAGGAAGGTTGACTTCTTTGCTAACGGTGAATTTGAATGGAAATCTACTCTCTGGTGGCATACCTCAAGAATTTGGATCCTTGACTAATCTTGAGCATCTAGACCTGTCAGCAAATAGATTGAGTGGTTCAATCCCAAATAATTTCCAAGAGTTCGTGAAGCTGAACCACTTAAATTTGAGCAATAATCAGTTTGGCCGGGAAATTCCATTGCATTTACTGAAGTTAGTTCACCTTTCCCAACTAGACCTCAGtaataacttgcttgttggtcATATACCATCGGGCATAAACTCTTTGGAAAGCTTGGAGAAGATGAATATCTCCCACAACAATCTCTCGGGCAGTATTCCAGACAGCTTCACGAATATGTCTAGCTTGTTGAGCATTGACATATCGTACAATGAGTTGGAAGGTCCTATACCAGACAACCAAGCATTTCGAGCTGCTGGCTTTGAAGCGTTGCGGGGAAACAAAGGTTTATGTGGTGATGTCCAAGGACTGCAACCATGCAAACCTTCAGTGCGACATAAAGACAATACAAAGAAGAGCCACAGAGTCCTGTTTATAACCATTTCCCTACCTCTTTCAGGACTACTTTTACTTCTATTTGGTCTTTGCGGAATTTTCTTTATCAAAAGAAATAGAAAGGTAGATCGCCAAACTGAAGAAGTCAGCCTGCCTACTAAAAGTTTCTTTTCCATATCAACTTATGATGGAAAGCTTATGTATGAAGAAATCATCACGGCAACCAAGGATTTTGATGACTCATATTGCATTGGAAAGGGTGGATTTGGAAGTGTCTACAAAGCCATGTTGCCATCAGCTGGCATTGTAGCCGTGAAGAAACTCCATTCTTTGTCTGATAGCCAGTATATATCCCAAAAGGAGTTCTTGAATGAGATAAAGGTGTTACTGGAGATAAGACATCGAAATATTGTGAAGCTTCATGGGTTCTGCTCGAGTGCGCGACACTCATTTCTTGTCTATGAATACCTTGAAAGGGGCAGCTTGGCCTCAATTCTGAGCAAAGAAGCAGCGGCTAAAGAATTAGACTGGAATAAGAGAGTGGACATCGTTAAATGTCTTGCCCATGCCCTCTCTTACATGCACCATGATTGCTTTCCTCCAATTGTCCATCGAGACATCTCAAGCAGTAATATTTTGCTGGATTCCAACTATGTGGCTCATATATCAGACTTTGGCACCGCAAAGCTTCTTAAACCGGACTCCTCCAATTGGACCGCATTTGCTGGCACATATGGATATGCCGCTCCTG AGCTTGCTTACACGATGAAGGTAACAGAGAAATGTGATGTGTATAGCTTTGGTGTAATAGCACTGGAAGTGATCAAAGGAGAGCATCCTAGGGACATCATCCCCTCTGTACCATCTCTTTGGGCTACAGAGAACACATTACCAGAAGAAGTTCATGACCAACGCCTTGCACCTCCTTCGGCTGATGTTGTGGATGAAGTTATCATGGTCGTGAAAATAGCAACTCAATGCTTGGATGCTAATGCACAATCTAGGCCGACAATGCATATGGTTTCCCAGCTATTTTTATCCCAATCACCATTTTAG
- the LOC120009720 gene encoding MDIS1-interacting receptor like kinase 2-like: MGRKENLSLEKSLSLLFLLLLLVLLNSRVNVVSDSVDEAKALLKWKASLPSQTQSKLASWSLLSNNATVSGPCTWRGISCANGSVNRFNLSISGIEGTLDQFSFASFPNLAYLDLSINGLNGSIPPQISQLTKLIYLDLSANQFSGNIPPQIGLLTHLEVLHLVETQLNGSIPEEIGNLKSLNELTLYSNHLVGPIPTSLGNLSNLVSLYLYNNSISGSIPPQIGNLSNLVELCMDTNLLTGPIPFTLGNLKNLTVLYVFHNQLSGSIPPEIGNLISLQVLSFHSNHLSGPIPTSLGGLTNLTILHLYHNNLSGPIPLGVGNLKSLYDLELSQNKLNGSVPTSLGNLNNLEFLFLRDNKLSGSIPQEISNLTKLTVLQLDTNQFTGHLPAKICQNGILQNFTANDNNLTGPIPKSLRNCTSLVRLRLDGNRLVGNVSEDLGVYPKLDYINLSGNKFHGEISSNWGRCPQLQSLRISGNNITGRIPFDIGNSSKLHELDFSSNGIVGEIPREIGRLTSLLEVNLNGNLLSGGVPQEFGSLTNLDHLDLSANRLSGSIPNNFQEFMKLNYLNLSNNQFGREIPMHLLKLVHLSQLDLSNNLLVGHIPLDINSLEDLEKLNLSHNNLSGNIPNSFTKMPALLQIDISYNELEGPIPDSKAFRDAGFEALRGNKGLCGDVQGLQPCKPKMQQKDNKKKSHKVLFLTVSLSLSGLLILLFALCGIFFIKRNRKAYFQAKDVSPPQKSFFSISTHDGKLMYEEIITATKDFDDSYCIGKGGFGSVYKAMLPSAGIVAVKKFHSLSDSQYISQKEFLNEINVLLEIRHRNIVKLHGFCSSARHSFLVYEYLERGSLASILSKDATAKELDWNKRVNIVKCVAHALSYMHHDCFPPIVHRDISSGNILLDSNYVAHISDFGTAKLLKQDSSNWTAFAGTFGYVAPELAYTRKVTEKCDVYSFGVIALEVIKGEHPGDIIASLPSPWAMENTLPEEVFDQRLAPPVLDVVDEVFMVVNIATQCLDANPQSRPTMHMISKLFLSQSPP; this comes from the exons ATGGGGAGAAAGGAAAATTTATCTTTGGAGAAGTCACTctccctcctcttcctcctcctcctccttgttTTGCTGAATAGCAGAGTCAATGTTGTTTCTGACTCTGTTGATGAAGCCAAGGCTCTTCTCAAATGGAAAGCCAGTCTTCCTAGCCAAACCCAGTCTAAGCTAGCGTCATGGTCTCTCCTCTCTAATAATGCCACCGTCTCTGGACCATGCACTTGGCGTGGAATTTCCTGTGCAAATGGAAGTGTCAACAGATTCAATCTTTCAATTTCAGGTATTGAAGGCACACTGGATCAATTTTCATTCGCATCATTTCCTAATCTTGCATACCTTGATCTAAGCATCAATGGTCTCAATGGTTCCATTCCACCCCAAATCAGTCAGCTTACAAAGCTCATATATCTTGACTTGTCGGCTAATCAGTTTTCTGGGAATATTCCACCTCAGATAGGCTTGTTAACTCATCTTGAGGTCCTACATCTAGTTGAAACTCAGTTGAATGGTTCCATTCCTGAAGAGATAGGGAATTTAAAGTCCCTTAACGAGCTTACTCTATATAGTAACCATCTAGTTGGaccaattccaacttctttgggaAATTTAAGCAATCTAGTTAGCTTGTATCTCTATAACAACTCAATATCAGGTTCTATTCCTCCACAAATAGGAAACCTCTCAAACTTGGTTGAGCTCTGCATGGATACCAATCTCCTAACTGGTCCTATCCCTTTCACTTTGGGAAACTTGAAGAACCTAACTGTGTTGTATGTGTTTCACAACCAACTTTCTGGATCTATTCCCCCAGAGATAGGGAATTTGATATCTCTTCAAGTGCTAAGCTTCCATTCAAACCATCTTTCTGGTCCAATTCCAACTTCTCTAGGTGGTCTCACAAATCTCACCATTCTTCATCTTTATCATAATAACCTATCTGGGCCAATTCCTTTGGGGGTAGGAAATTTGAAATCACTCTATGATCTAGAGTTGAGCCAAAATAAACTCAATGGTTCTGTTCCAACTTCCCTTGGCAATTTGAACAACTTGGAATTTCTTTTTCTCCGTGACAACAAACTTTCTGGATCCATTCCTCAAGAAATATCAAATCTCACAAAGCTGACTGTGCTGCAACTAGATACTAACCAGTTCACTGGTCACCTGCCTGCAAAGATTTGCCAGAATGGAATACTTCAAAACTTCACTGCAAATGACAACAATTTGACAGGTCCTATTCCCAAAAGCTTGAGAAACTGCACAAGTTTGGTCCGATTGCGCTTGGATGGAAATCGCCTAGTTGGGAATGTATCAGAGGACTTGGGAGTCTACCCAAAACTAGATTACATTAATCTAAGTGGCAATAAGTTCCATGGCGAGATTTCATCCAACTGGGGAAGATGTCCACAATTACAAAGCCTACGAATATCTGGGAACAATATTACTGGGAGAATACCATTTGATATTGGAAACTCTAGTAAGCTACATGAACTTGACTTCTCTTCCAATGGTATAGTTGGCGAGATTCCAAGGGAAATAGGAAGGTTGACTTCTTTGCTGGAAGTGAATTTGAATGGAAATCTACTCTCTGGTGGAGTACCTCAAGAATTTGGATCCTTGACTAATCTTGATCATCTGGATCTGTCAGCAAATAGATTGAGCGGTTCAATCCCAAATAATTTCCAGGAGTTCATGAAGCTGAACTACTTAAATTTGAGCAATAATCAATTTGGCCGGGAAATTCCAATGCATTTACTGAAGTTAGTTCACCTTTCCCAACTAGACCTGAGTAACAACTTGCTTGTTGGTCATATACCATTGGACATAAACTCTTTGGAAGACTTGGAGAAGCTGAATCTCTCCCACAACAATCTCTCAGGTAACATTCCAAACAGCTTCACGAAGATGCCTGCCTTGTTGCAGATTGACATATCATACAATGAGTTGGAAGGTCCCATACCGGACAGCAAAGCATTTCGAGATGCTGGCTTTGAAGCATTGCGGGGGAACAAAGGTTTGTGTGGTGACGTCCAAGGACTGCAACCATGCAAACCTAAAATGCAGCAAAAAGACAACAAAAAGAAGAGCCACAAAGTCCTGTTTTTAACCGTTTCCCTCTCTCTTTCAGGATTACTTATACTTCTATTTGCCCTCTGCGGAATTTTCTTCATCAAAAGAAATAGAAAGGCATATTTCCAAGCTAAAGATGTCAGCCCACCTCAGAAAAGTTTCTTTTCCATATCAACTCACGATGGAAAGCTTATGTATGAAGAAATCATCACAGCAACCAAGGATTTTGATGACTCATATTGCATTGGAAAGGGTGGATTTGGAAGTGTCTACAAAGCCATGTTGCCATCAGCTGGCATTGTAGCCGTGAAGAAATTCCATTCTTTGTCTGATAGCCAGTATATATCCCAAAAAGAGTTCTTGAACGAGATAAACGTGTTATTGGAGATAAGACATCGAAATATTGTGAAGCTTCATGGGTTCTGCTCGAGTGCTCGACACTCATTTTTGGTCTATGAGTACCTTGAAAGGGGCAGTTTGGCCTCAATTCTGAGCAAAGATGCAACAGCTAAAGAATTAGATTGGAATAAGAGAGTGAACATTGTTAAATGTGTTGCCCACGCCCTCTCTTACATGCACCACGATTGCTTTCCTCCAATTGTCCATCGAGACATTTCAAGCGGCAATATTTTGTTGGATTCCAACTATGTGGCTCATATATCTGACTTTGGCACTGCAAAGCTTCTTAAACAGGACTCATCCAATTGGACTGCATTTGCTGGCACATTTGGATATGTCGCTCCAG AGCTTGCTTACACGAGGAAGGTAACCGAGAAATGTGATGTGTATAGCTTTGGTGTAATAGCACTGGAAGTGATCAAAGGAGAGCATCCTGGGGACATCATCGCCTCTCTACCATCTCCCTGGGCTATGGAGAACACATTACCAGAAGAAGTTTTTGACCAACGTCTTGCACCTCCTGTACTTGATGTTGTGGATGAAGTTTTCATGGTCGTGAACATAGCAACTCAATGCTTGGATGCTAATCCACAATCTAGACCGACAATGCATATGATTTCCAAGCTATTTTTATCCCAATCACCCCCATAA